A portion of the Oncorhynchus gorbuscha isolate QuinsamMale2020 ecotype Even-year linkage group LG19, OgorEven_v1.0, whole genome shotgun sequence genome contains these proteins:
- the LOC124005283 gene encoding pannexin-1-like translates to MAIAHVATEYVFSDFLLKEPGQARYRAVRTELAMDKMVTCVAVGLPLLLISLAFAQEVSVGVQISCFPPANFSWRQAMYVDSYCWAALHTHTLPLWLHKFFPYILLLVAVIMYSPAVFWRFSASPLLQSDLSFIIEELDRCYNRAVTLAKRMATAGEHTDSGVSDPTEGCFMYPVVEQYLLTKRKSVVVLWRYLLCRGLNLLTLLLACVYLGYYLRLASLTDQFGCSLRTGLLANDTSIPDQLQCKLVAVGVFTLLSFVNLLVYAMLVPVVIYSALRPFFQSHTHFLKSYQSLPTISVLPLPQGQWDDLTLYFLFLEENLSELKSYKYMKVLELLRRKGVCEGEDFDAMGLLQMLCLVKTDVTDGKKSTAATFNASDKTTNANASLDAKANDNPIAKVSHISNANPAAEEASSKVPTPSPASPDSCQSQTSATEMTEFSALLPGNSAMTGGGRSDEGAVRQRII, encoded by the exons ATGGCTATCGCCCACGTCGCTACAGAGTATGTGTTTAGCGATTTCCTCCTGAAGGAGCCGGGTCAGGCAAGGTACCGCGCCGTGCGCACTGAGCTAGCCATGGACAAGATGGTGACGTGCGTGGCGGTGggactccctctcctccttatctCTCTAGCCTTCGCCCAGGAGGTCTCTGTGG gtgttcaGATCAGCTGTTTCCCTCCAGCTAACTTTTCCTGGCGTCAGGCCATGTATGTAGACTCCTACTGCTGGGcagccctacacactcacacactacccTTATGGCtacacaag TTCTTCCCCTATATCCTGCTGCTGGTAGCAGTAATTATGTATAGTCCAGCGGTGTTCTGGcgtttctctgcctctcctctgcttcaGTCAGACCTCAGCTTCATCATAGAAGAGCTCGACCGCTGCTACAACCGTGCTGTCACTCTGGCTAAACGCATGGCCACTGCTGGAGAACATACAGACAG tggtgtgTCCGACCCTACTGAGGGCTGTTTCATGTACCCGGTGGTGGAGCAGTATCTGCTGACCAAGAGGAAGAGTGTCGTGGTGTTGTGGCGCTACCTGCTGTGTCGAGGCCTCAACCTGCTCACGTTGCTTCTGGCCTGTGTCTACCTGGGCTACTACCTCCGCCTCGCCTCCCTCACTGACCAG TTCGGCTGTTCCCTGCGTACCGGACTCCTGGCCAATGACACCTCAATCCCCGACCAATTACAGTGCAAGCTGGTCGCCGTGGGAGTATTCACTTTGCTAAG CTTTGTTAACCTGCTGGTGTACGCCATGCTGGTTCCCGTGGTGATATACTCTGCTCTGCGCCCCTTCTTTCAATCACACACCCATTTCCTGAAGTCCTACCAATCACTGCCCACCATCAGTGTTCTGCCCCTCCCGCAGGGCCAATGGGATGACCTGACGCTCTACTTCCTCTTCCTGGAAGAAAACCTCAGCGAGCTCAAGTCCTACAAGTACATGAag GTGTTGGAGTTGTTGAggaggaagggtgtgtgtgagggggaggacTTTGATGCCATGGGACTGCTTCAGATGCTATGTCTGGTGAAGACTGATGTCACGGACGGAAAGAAGAGCACCGCAGCTACCTTCAATGCTAGTGACAAAACGACCAATGCAAATGCTAGCCTTGATGCTAAAGCTAATGATAACCCTATTGCTAAAGTCAGCCATATTTCTAATGCTaaccctgctgctgaggaggcTAGTAGCAAGGTCCCAACCCCCAGCCCAGCGTCCCCAGACTCATGCCAAAGCCAGACCAGTGCCACTGAAATGACAG AATTCTCTGCTTTGTTGCCAGGCAACAGTGCAATGACAGGCGGAGGGCGGAGTGACGAGGGGGCGGTCCGACAGCGAATTATCTGA